In one window of Mercurialis annua linkage group LG4, ddMerAnnu1.2, whole genome shotgun sequence DNA:
- the LOC126678662 gene encoding LOW QUALITY PROTEIN: uncharacterized protein LOC126678662 (The sequence of the model RefSeq protein was modified relative to this genomic sequence to represent the inferred CDS: inserted 2 bases in 1 codon) → MSSELKVNTGGCHCGRVRWRVEAPSSVVAWKCNCSYCSMRGIISFSVPSDRFVLFGDTQRNLTXYSFGTHTAEHPFCNVCGITSFYRPRSNPDRVAVAFRCTDSGTLRDIEIKNYDGQNWERSYHQTGIGSSPRN, encoded by the exons ATGAGTTCAGAACTAAAAGTGAATACGGGCGGATGCCACTGCGGCAGAGTGAGATGGCGAGTCGAAGCACCGAGCAGTGTCGTGGCTTGGAAGTGCAACTGTTCTTACTGTTCTATGAGAGGAATCATCTCCTTCAGTGTTCCGTCCGACAGATTTGTACTTTTCGGCGACACCCAACGGAACCTTAC CTACAGTTTCGGAACACACACAGCAGAGCATCCATTCTGTAATGTCTGCGGCATAACTTCATTCTACAGGCCGCGGTCGAATCCGGATAGAGTTGCGGTTGCATTCAGATGTACAGATTCAGGGACATTAAGGGATATAGAAATCAAGAATTATGATGGTCAAAATTGGGAAAGGTCTTATCATCAGACGGGTATTGGTTCAAGTCCAAGGAATTGA